One window of Quercus robur chromosome 5, dhQueRobu3.1, whole genome shotgun sequence genomic DNA carries:
- the LOC126728523 gene encoding LRR receptor-like serine/threonine-protein kinase RGI5, with protein MSSLEFLYLDHNSLTGAFPLVIFNLSSLKSIDITGNYLIAGNNLSGTLPVDLCSHCPNLQRLYISRNKFSGKLPSQFNNCRELSVLSLSYNMFDGSIPKGFVSLKKLESLYLGGNNLIGNIPPIVSNLSMLQGFYAERNNIKGSMPSDLWRLQNLKELDIHYNDLTGTIPPNIFNITSLQSLNLLGNSLSGNLSLDTRIPCPNLGGLVLGDNNISGRIPSYLSNCSNLVAVDLSRNLLSGPIPRSLGNLKYLEIIDLGDNQLTEESGH; from the coding sequence ATGTCGTCATTAGAGTTCTTGTATTTGGATCACAATAGCCTCACCGGTGCATTTCCTCTTGTCATCTTTAACTTGTCTTCTCTAAAGAGTATTGATATTACAGGAAATTACCTCATAGCAGGAAATAACCTCTCAGGAACGCTCCCAGTGGATCTTTGTAGCCATTGTCCTAATCTTCAAAGATTGTATATTTCCCGCAACAAATTCAGCGGTAAGCTCCCCTCACAGTTTAATAACTGCAGAGAGCTTTCAGTATTATCTCTATCATACAATATGTTTGATGGAAGTATTCCAAAAGGTTTTGTTAGTCTAAAAAAGCTTGAAAGCCTCTATCTTGGAGGTAACAACTTAATTGGAAACATTCCTCCTATCGTAAGCAATTTATCAATGTTACAAGGGTTTTATGCTGAAAGAAACAACATTAAAGGAAGCATGCCAAGTGATTTATGGCGTCTCCAAAATCTGAAGGAATTGGATATTCATTATAATGATCTCACTGGGACAATACCCCCAAATATTTTCAACATTACCTCTCTACAATCACTCAACTTGTTGGGTAATTCCTTATCTGGAAATCTTTCATTAGATACTAGGATCCCTTGCCCTAATCTTGGAGGCTTAGTTCTTGGTGACAATAACATTAGCGGTCGTATCCCATCATATCTTTCAAATTGTTCCAACCTTGTCGCAGTAGATTTATCTAGAAATTTACTCTCTGGGCCTATACCTAGAAGTCTTGGAAACTTAAAATATCTCGAAATCATTGATCTAGGTGATAATCAACTAACAGAGGAGTCTGGGCATTAA
- the LOC126728524 gene encoding receptor kinase-like protein Xa21, with protein sequence MEIGSLKNLTWLDLSYNNLSGNLPSTLGGLEELQRLHLRGNNIGGNIPEELCQLIKLGELFLSNNKIFGSIPNCIGNLNLLQRLNLSYNKLTSSIPMNVWNLENLLFLDLSSNSLYRSLSPNMKKLKAIEYLNLSHNQITGNVPSIIGAFESLGKLDLSKNSFQGDIPDSFGQLKGMDLLDISNNNLSGVIPKSFEALRFLKYLNLSFNKLSGEILSGGPFANFKAKSFLGNEALCGNSIFGVPPCTSPNSKGARMKQLLLKYIIPNIASIIIFAMLVIMLRRHPQYHMQIPSSLFTLLTVDWRTISYQELCHGTNNFCESNLLGIGGFGTVYKGILSNGTTVALKVLNLHLEDAFKSFDAECKVLRALRHRNLVKVISVCSSPKFKALVLQYLSNYSLEKWLYSHNYCLNLVQRVGIIVDVASALDYLHNGQLESVVHCDLKPTNILLDEDMVAHVGDFGIAKILAENKYATQTRTIGTIGYIAPGIHEITSIHLISWLIS encoded by the coding sequence ATGGAAATCGGTTCCTTGAAAAATTTGACTTGGCTTGATTTGAGCTATAACAATTTGTCAGGAAATTTACCATCAACATTAGGGGGATTAGAGGAATTGCAAAGATTGCATCTTAGAGGCAATAATATTGGAGGAAACATTCCAGAAGAGCTTTGTCAGCTAATCAAGCTGGGAGAACTATTTCtctcaaataacaaaatttttggATCCATCCCGAATTGCATTGGAAACCTCAATCTTTTGCAGAGATTAAACTTGAGTTATAACAAACTGACATCATCAATCCCAATGAATGTGTGGAATCTTGAAAATCTGTTGTTCTTGGATTTATCATCAAATTCCCTCTATAGATCTTTGTCTCCAAACATGAAAAAACTCAAAGCTATTGAGTACTTAAATTTATCTCATAACCAAATTACTGGAAATGTTCCAAGTATCATTGGTGCTTTTGAAAGTCTAGGTAAACTTGATTTGTCAAAGAATTCATTTCAAGGAGACATTCCAGATTCTTTTGGGCAATTGAAAGGAATGGATCTGCTGGACATCTCTAACAATAATCTCTCAGGTGTAATTCCTAAGTCTTTTGAAGCACTTCGGTTTCTCAAGTATTTGAATTTGTCATTCAATAAGTTATCAGGAGAGATACTATCTGGTGGACCTTTTGCAAACTTCAAGGCAAAATCATTTTTAGGTAATGAAGCACTTTGTGGGAATTCAATTTTTGGAGTTCCACCTTGCACAAGTCCCAATTCTAAAGGAGCAAGGATGAAACAACTTTTGCTCAAATATATTATTCCCAACATTGCATCAATTATAATCTTTGCAATGCTGGTCATTATGCTAAGAAGACATCCACAATATCACATGCAAATTCCAAGTTCACTTTTCACATTACTTACAGTGGATTGGAGAACGATATCATATCAAGAACTTTGTCATGGCACAAACAACTTTTGTGAAAGCAACTTGCTTGGAATTGGAGGGTTTGGTACTGTGTACAAAGGGATATTGTCTAATGGGACTACTGTTGCTTTAAAAGTTCTAAACCTCCATTTGGAGGAtgcttttaaaagttttgatgCTGAATGCAAGGTGTTAAGGGCATTACGACATAGGAATCTGGTTAAAGTCATTAGTGTATGCTCTAGTCCCAAGTTTAAAGCTTTGGTGTTGCAGTATTTGTCAAATTATAGCCTTGAAAAGTGGTTATACTCTCACAACTACTGCTTAAATCTTGTTCAAAGAGTAGGCATTATCGTTGATGTTGCATCAGCATTAGATTATCTCCATAATGGTCAATTAGAATCTGTGGTGCATTGTGATTTGAAGCCTACCAATATTCTTTTGGATGAGGACATGGTTGCACATGTTGGAGACTTTGGCATTGCAAAGATTTTAGCTGAAAACAAGTATGCAACCCAAACCAGAACCATTGGTACAATTGGCTATATCGCACCAGGTATACATGAAATCACCTCAATTCATTTAATTTCTTGGCTAATTTCGTGA